One region of Phragmites australis chromosome 18, lpPhrAust1.1, whole genome shotgun sequence genomic DNA includes:
- the LOC133898687 gene encoding uncharacterized protein LOC133898687 encodes MRVQSDPWFSEYLLRIGNGTEETIGDDYVRLPNDIVVGYSTAEESIDKLIEFVFPDLQNNSTSAAYMSAHAILSTKNEHVDELNAIMIDRFPAKETVYYSFDSIDDDSRNNYPIDFLNSITPNGLPPHLLKLKSNCPVILLRNLDPHDGLCNRTRLMVRACQRNSIDAEIVGGQHVGKRVFIPRIPLSPSDDISLPFRFKMKQFPIRLSFAMTINKAQGQTIPNVGIYLPEPVFSHGQLYVALSRGVSRQSTWILAKPNKDIDATGRSTKNIVYKDVLEWCCSVS; translated from the coding sequence ATGAGGGTGCAGTCTGACCCATGGTTCTCCGAATACCTCCTTAGGATCGGCAACGGAACAGAAGAGACGATTGGTGATGATTATGTGCGTCTCCCAAATGATATCGTGGTTGGTTACAGTACTGCTGAAGAATCAATTGACAAACTCATTGAATTTGTATTCCCAGATCTCCAGAACAATTCTACGTCAGCGGCCTACATGAGCGCACATGCTATCCTCTCAACTAAGAATGAGCATGTGGATGAGCTGAATGCAATTATGATCGATAGGTTTCCAGCCAAGGAGACGGTGTACTATAGCTTTGATTCCATTGACGATGACTCACGAAACAACTATCCCATTGACTTTCTGAACTCAATCACACCAAATGGATTGCCGCCACATTTGCTTAAACTCAAAAGCAACTGTCCAGTCATCCTGCTTAGGAATCTTGATCCTCACGACGGTCTATGCAACAGAACAAGGCTAATGGTTAGAGCCTGCCAACGTAATTCCATTGATGCAGAGATTGTTGGCGGGCAACATGTTGGAAAGAGGGTGTTCATTCCTAGGATCCCTTTGTCCCCCTCAGATGACATTTCACTTCCATTCAGATTCAAGATGAAACAATTTCCAATCCGTCTTAGCTTTGCAATGACTATAAACAAAGCTCAAGGGCAAACCATTCCTAATGTTGGTATTTATCTACCCGAGCCTGTGTTTTCTCATGGACAGCTGTATGTTGCATTATCGAGGGGTGTATCACGTCAGTCAACATGGATTCTAGCTAAGCCAAATAAAGATATAGATGCCACGGggagaagcaccaagaacatTGTGTACAAAGATGTATTGGAATGGTGTTGCTCGGTTTCATGA